One genomic segment of Hugenholtzia roseola DSM 9546 includes these proteins:
- a CDS encoding PorP/SprF family type IX secretion system membrane protein, with product MFSLTFFSLLPQKRSRRRLFYSLCLSYLLLSSLALQAQQASFQSQYNQNFALLNPAAIGIAPHFRFTTGFRAQWSGWESAPQTAYFLIETPLELLKDKDAALPENGHSLAFSAHTDKAGLFSRSGFYAQYAYHLTLSQRNLYLESTRLQLSMGASLGILNIGFRSQEAILLNPNDNAIESQQRAWSPDLNVGLWLHDDRFFVGTTLFQVIENRLNFAQATRLRRHYGLMGGYHFKINEKFKLSPSFFVQKIRATPLLVDINLALHLWERWQIGTSYRHKRAWQAFLGGQVWKKLSCFYYYDYATSAQWQVFRNSHEVAILYQFF from the coding sequence ATGTTCAGTCTTACTTTTTTTTCGTTATTGCCTCAAAAAAGGAGCAGGCGAAGGCTTTTTTATAGCCTTTGTCTATCTTATCTCTTATTGAGTTCGCTGGCTTTGCAGGCACAGCAGGCGAGTTTTCAGAGCCAATATAACCAAAACTTTGCACTCCTAAACCCTGCCGCTATAGGCATTGCGCCACATTTTCGCTTTACCACAGGCTTTCGCGCCCAATGGAGCGGCTGGGAAAGCGCACCCCAAACGGCTTATTTTTTGATAGAAACGCCCCTCGAATTACTCAAAGACAAAGACGCTGCCCTGCCTGAAAACGGACACAGTTTGGCGTTTTCTGCACATACCGATAAGGCAGGACTTTTTAGCAGAAGCGGCTTTTATGCCCAATACGCCTACCATCTAACCCTTTCACAACGCAACCTTTATCTGGAAAGTACGCGCCTACAACTTTCTATGGGGGCTTCGCTCGGTATCCTCAATATTGGCTTTCGCAGTCAGGAGGCAATTTTGCTCAACCCCAACGACAATGCCATCGAGAGTCAGCAAAGGGCTTGGTCGCCTGACCTCAACGTCGGACTTTGGCTGCACGACGACCGCTTTTTTGTAGGCACAACCCTTTTTCAAGTCATAGAAAATCGCCTCAATTTTGCACAAGCCACACGCCTGCGCCGCCACTACGGACTGATGGGCGGTTATCATTTTAAAATCAATGAAAAATTTAAACTCTCGCCGTCTTTTTTTGTGCAAAAAATTCGCGCTACGCCGCTTTTAGTAGATATCAATTTGGCACTGCACCTATGGGAAAGATGGCAAATCGGCACTTCTTATCGCCACAAAAGAGCGTGGCAGGCTTTTTTGGGGGGGCAGGTTTGGAAAAAACTCTCCTGTTTTTATTACTACGATTACGCAACTTCGGCACAGTGGCAGGTCTTTCGCAATAGCCATGAAGTTGCAATTTTATATCAGTTTTTTTAA
- a CDS encoding M16 family metallopeptidase — protein MKKIFSFLLLLFWLGSPLLAQTPKKVEFTEYTLENGLHVILHQDKSVPLVAVTVLYHVGSKNENPDRTGFAHFFEHLLFEGSQNIGRGEFDDYVERAGGTLNANTSFDRTFYYELLPSNQLELGLWLESERMLHAKVDNIGIETQRQVVKEERRQRIDNQPYGTMMENVFKLAYEKHPYKWPVIGYMEHLDAAQENDYKTFYETFYVPNNATLSIAGDIDIEETKKKIELYFGSIPKGKGEIPRPNVTEEPQTAERRGVIEDNIQLPAVIHAYKTPSIRQDDYYAVSMLMTLLSEGQSSRLRKSIQDKQNKALFIGAFPFGLEDSPSMSMVFALANLGSGTTPETLEAAMDEEYEKVKNELISEREHEKLINQIETQFYSQNSSMAGIAENLANYHVYYGDADLINTEIEKYRKVTRQDIQRVAQKYLNKENRVVLYYVPKKG, from the coding sequence ATGAAAAAAATATTTTCATTCCTTTTGTTGCTTTTTTGGTTAGGCTCGCCACTTTTGGCACAGACTCCCAAAAAGGTCGAATTTACGGAATACACCCTCGAAAACGGCTTACACGTGATTTTGCACCAAGATAAAAGTGTGCCGCTGGTCGCTGTTACGGTCTTGTATCACGTGGGTTCGAAAAATGAAAACCCCGACCGCACAGGCTTTGCGCATTTCTTCGAACACCTTTTATTTGAAGGCTCTCAAAATATCGGCAGAGGCGAATTTGACGATTACGTGGAACGCGCAGGGGGTACGCTCAATGCCAATACAAGTTTTGACCGCACTTTCTACTATGAACTATTGCCCTCGAATCAGCTTGAATTGGGCTTGTGGCTCGAATCGGAGCGCATGCTGCATGCCAAAGTGGATAATATCGGGATTGAAACGCAGCGTCAGGTGGTAAAGGAAGAACGCCGTCAGCGCATCGACAATCAGCCCTATGGTACGATGATGGAAAACGTCTTTAAGTTGGCGTATGAAAAGCACCCCTACAAGTGGCCTGTTATCGGGTACATGGAGCATTTAGATGCCGCCCAAGAAAATGACTACAAGACTTTCTACGAAACTTTCTATGTCCCTAACAATGCGACACTCTCTATTGCAGGCGATATTGATATTGAAGAAACCAAAAAGAAAATCGAACTTTATTTTGGTAGTATTCCAAAAGGAAAAGGTGAAATTCCGCGCCCTAACGTAACCGAAGAGCCGCAAACTGCCGAGCGCAGAGGCGTAATTGAAGACAATATCCAGCTTCCTGCCGTCATTCATGCCTACAAAACGCCTTCTATTCGCCAAGACGACTATTATGCCGTAAGCATGCTCATGACGCTGCTTTCAGAAGGACAAAGCTCACGCCTTCGCAAATCTATTCAAGACAAGCAAAATAAGGCACTTTTTATCGGTGCGTTCCCCTTCGGATTGGAAGATTCGCCCAGCATGTCGATGGTCTTTGCTTTGGCAAACTTAGGTTCGGGAACTACCCCCGAAACCTTAGAGGCGGCGATGGACGAGGAGTATGAAAAGGTGAAAAATGAGCTTATTTCCGAGCGCGAACATGAAAAGCTCATCAACCAAATCGAAACGCAATTCTATTCGCAAAATAGCTCTATGGCGGGAATTGCTGAAAATTTAGCCAACTATCACGTTTATTACGGAGATGCAGACCTTATCAATACGGAAATAGAAAAGTATAGAAAGGTTACGCGCCAAGATATTCAGCGTGTTGCACAAAAATACCTCAACAAAGAAAATCGCGTTGTCCTTTATTATGTGCCTAAAAAAGGCTAA
- a CDS encoding class I SAM-dependent methyltransferase yields MEKNTASAAIWDKIAHLYQNAFFHLELYQDSYLLFCDLLQNAFPTQGQSLHLLEMGCGIGNISHQIATILTQKKIDFSIEAYDFAPNMLEWARKNNAHFPQIHFEVGEAQELLQLPKRQKAYHGLISGFCLPYLSPKETRKLVEDSHFLLQPNGLLYLSFIEGDPQLSGWQENGQGDKFLIYYYQSSFFENLFQEIGLFSVSKIEKSYPRKGSTEIHILLIAQKIAQKKD; encoded by the coding sequence ATGGAAAAAAACACTGCCTCCGCTGCCATTTGGGATAAAATCGCGCATCTTTACCAAAATGCCTTTTTTCACCTCGAATTGTACCAAGATTCCTATCTTTTGTTTTGCGATTTGCTACAAAATGCCTTTCCTACACAAGGGCAAAGCCTCCACTTGCTCGAAATGGGCTGTGGAATTGGCAACATTTCCCACCAAATTGCTACAATCCTAACCCAAAAAAAGATAGATTTCAGCATAGAAGCCTACGATTTTGCCCCCAACATGCTCGAATGGGCGCGAAAAAATAACGCCCACTTCCCACAAATTCATTTTGAGGTAGGCGAAGCCCAAGAGCTTTTACAACTGCCCAAACGCCAAAAAGCCTATCACGGACTTATTTCAGGGTTCTGCCTGCCTTATCTAAGCCCTAAGGAAACGCGCAAATTGGTAGAAGATAGTCATTTTCTTTTACAACCAAATGGCTTACTTTACCTTAGTTTTATCGAGGGCGACCCACAACTTTCTGGTTGGCAGGAAAATGGGCAGGGCGATAAGTTCTTGATTTATTACTATCAAAGCTCTTTTTTTGAAAATTTATTTCAGGAAATTGGTCTTTTTTCTGTTTCAAAAATAGAAAAAAGCTACCCAAGAAAAGGCAGTACAGAAATTCATATCTTGCTCATTGCACAAAAAATTGCACAAAAAAAAGATTAG
- a CDS encoding RNA 2'-phosphotransferase produces the protein METKNFKKISKFLSLLLRHRPEVVGLELDQAGWARVADLLLKVKAHKPDFALDLPTLAQLVAENDKQRFSFDASGTKIRANQGHSIAKETLDLGLLPQTPPSILYHGTSRNFLDSIKKEGLQKKTRQYVHLSADVETATKVGSRKGNVRILIIKALEMQKAGHSFYRAQNGVWLAEEVPPSFIEFGEAF, from the coding sequence ATGGAAACCAAAAATTTTAAGAAAATAAGTAAATTTTTGAGCCTGCTTTTGCGTCATCGCCCCGAAGTGGTCGGTTTGGAATTAGACCAAGCGGGTTGGGCAAGGGTAGCGGATTTGCTTTTGAAAGTGAAGGCACACAAGCCCGATTTTGCCCTCGATTTGCCTACGCTGGCGCAACTTGTGGCGGAAAATGACAAACAGCGTTTTAGCTTTGATGCAAGTGGGACAAAAATTCGCGCCAATCAGGGACATTCTATTGCAAAAGAAACCCTCGATTTGGGCTTGCTGCCCCAAACGCCGCCCTCGATTTTGTACCATGGCACAAGCCGCAATTTTTTGGATAGCATCAAAAAAGAAGGGCTACAAAAAAAGACGCGCCAATATGTGCATCTTTCTGCTGATGTAGAAACGGCAACGAAGGTAGGAAGCCGAAAAGGTAATGTTAGAATCTTGATTATCAAGGCTTTAGAGATGCAAAAGGCAGGACACTCTTTTTATCGCGCCCAAAATGGCGTTTGGTTGGCAGAGGAAGTGCCGCCTTCGTTTATTGAATTTGGAGAGGCATTTTAA
- a CDS encoding S66 peptidase family protein encodes MIPAFLKPNDKVYLVAPSGKIESEKVQFALHLLQNEWHLKPILGAGVGKNHFRFAATDSLRLADLQMALNDLEAKAIFCLRGGYGVSRIIEDLDFTLFAKNPKWLIGFSDITFLHLKIATLKISSLHAIMPSQWQWEGIENSLENLKQVLFKNFNFAQKYEVLGQYSPLQSEGKVQGLTLGGNLAVLQHSLGTGYEPDFEGKILFLEDIGENLYRIDRMLVQFESAGILSKIAGLVVGNFTGSTETEEDFGENITQIFHRHWKKYAAHKPLGFGFPIGHTAENYAIFHHAPALLTVDKEGARLCFELENQQNKSSFF; translated from the coding sequence ATGATTCCCGCCTTTCTAAAACCAAATGACAAAGTCTATCTTGTTGCACCTTCGGGAAAAATAGAATCTGAAAAAGTGCAATTTGCCCTTCATTTATTACAAAACGAATGGCATTTAAAACCTATCTTGGGGGCAGGGGTAGGGAAAAATCATTTTCGCTTTGCTGCCACAGACTCCCTTCGCCTTGCCGACCTGCAAATGGCACTAAACGATTTGGAGGCAAAGGCTATCTTCTGTTTGCGCGGCGGCTATGGCGTAAGTCGGATAATAGAAGATTTAGATTTTACCCTTTTTGCAAAAAATCCGAAGTGGCTCATTGGTTTTAGCGATATTACTTTTTTACATTTAAAAATTGCTACTTTAAAAATTAGCTCTTTACACGCCATCATGCCATCGCAATGGCAATGGGAAGGTATAGAAAATAGCTTAGAAAATTTGAAACAAGTTCTTTTTAAAAATTTTAATTTTGCACAAAAATACGAAGTTTTAGGTCAGTATTCGCCCTTACAAAGTGAAGGAAAAGTGCAGGGGCTTACGCTGGGCGGCAATTTGGCAGTCCTACAACATAGCTTAGGCACAGGCTATGAGCCTGATTTTGAGGGCAAAATTTTATTTTTAGAAGATATAGGCGAAAATTTGTATCGCATTGATAGAATGTTGGTGCAATTTGAAAGTGCAGGAATTTTATCAAAAATTGCAGGCTTAGTCGTCGGTAATTTTACAGGCAGTACAGAAACCGAAGAAGATTTTGGCGAAAATATTACACAAATTTTTCATAGGCATTGGAAAAAATATGCCGCTCATAAACCCTTGGGTTTTGGCTTTCCTATCGGACATACTGCCGAAAACTACGCCATCTTCCACCACGCGCCCGCCCTGCTAACGGTAGATAAAGAAGGCGCAAGGCTTTGTTTTGAATTAGAAAATCAACAAAATAAATCGTCTTTTTTTTAG